The window CTTCATAAATGGTTGCATGAAGTGTAAATGATTGTGGCTCAGGGGCCTTTTTTTAgcttacagcttttttttattggctctctGCATTTTGTAAAAATCAAATCATTAATAGTGACATCTATGTTAAGAGATATTACAGTGCACTTATTTGATTTgaatataacacaaagcttagatgttttgttcagtttAGCAAATGCTGATTTACAGTGAATCAGTTTTAGCTAAttgaatgcacaaaatgtatcaaagtgggtCTGCACCCTTAGATTTTTCTGTTTGCGACCCGGGAGAGGAAGAGTTTGGAGACCCTAAGGTAATTTTAAgcgatgtactgtatacatttacAAGCTTAAATGTTAAATTACTTAACGTTTCTCTATGTTCCGTAATCGTTTTATGTCTATGCCTTTTTTTGAGCCGTAGCAATTCGATTACGTCAGACATACGCTCCGCCCCTTCCGTCCCATCGTTCGAGTAGATGGCCGCCATTTTGGGAGTCAAACACACCCCGCCAGGCAGCTAGGTAGCCGCTGCCTTTGCTATGGTCCATACGTGTGTGGTGGCCGGCTGCAGGAACCGAAGGACTCCCGGCACCAGCCTGTCCTTCTATCGCTTCCCCCGGGACCCCGAGAGGAAGCAGCGGTGGATAGCGGCCGTCAACCGCCAGGGCTGGGTCCCCAACGACGGCAGCCGGCTGTGCAGCACGCACTTCATCTCCGGTAGGACACTTCCTCTCAcgtttttattaatattttcgCCAGTGTTTGGTCTTATAAACGTTTTTGTCAGTCGTTTAAATGCTTTACATTGAAATAAAGTTAGTGTTTACAGTGGTTCCAAATAAAAGATCCAGTATATGCGAGGGAAGTTTGTTTTTTCACTtcaaatgttgttttatttgtcatttgtttcaGTAAATGCTGTCATACAAAACGCTGCATCCTTTTTGCCTGCGTGCAGGTAAACAAGTGAAGAACCCTCGTTCACCAGATTATGTTCCTTCCATCTTCACTGCTACTGCCCTCTCTGCTGACATGAAGGAGCCTGGTCTGTTGGACGTCTCGGACAAGCAGGAAGCCCGCGTGGAGGCGGCCAATGCCTTGTTGTTCCTGCAGTGCCAGGGGGGGTCTGGACTGGACCGGCCAGGTCCAACGGAGCGTGAGTCCAACATGGAGGGCAGTGCATCGTCCTCAATGAGTgcagatgatgatgacgacgatgagGATGATGAGTCTGCGAGTGACGGCAAGGATGAAACCGCTCTGACTTCTAACGCGTCGGTCAACTTTGACGATGTCCTCAAGGCGCTGAGGCGAGAGAACCGAGCATTGAGGGAGTCTGTGGAGAAGATGTCCCTGTCGGAGAGCTCCCTGAGGAACGACGCAGAGAAGGTAAAGTTCTACACGGGCTTGCCCAACTTCTTTGTGCTGGAGACGGTCATGCTGCTCCTGGCGCCGCACATGGACGCCATCAGGAACGTGAAGTTGTCCAAGTTCCAGCAACTCCTGCTCACGCTCATGCGTCTTCGCCTGGACCTGCGCAACCAGGACCTGGCCTACCGCTTTGGCGTCAAGGTGGGCACGGTGGTCAGGACTGTGCATCACATGGTCAACATCATGTCTTCCACACTGGTGCCCACCGCCGTCTTCTGGCCCTcgcgagctgagctgaggaaaaaccTTCCCGCCGCCCTGCGCTCTTCCTGCCCTGACTGCGCCGTCATTGTGGACTGCTTTACCGTGCCGTGTGAGGGCCCGGTTGCCTACGGCAACAAGCCTCAACAAGGTGCGACGGCAGCTTGTAACGTCCTAAATTACCTGATTGGAGTGGCCCCACAGGGAGTGGTCACCTTCGTCTCCAGGGGCGTCCTGGGAAACGTTGGCCCCCGCAATCTGGCCGAGAGCTGCGGATTTCTGTGCAAGCTTCTCCCGGGCGACGTGGTCCTGGCCAGACGGGATCTTGACATCGCCGACGCCGTGGCCGCCCGCGGAGCTCGCTTCGGGATGGCGGAGGGCGAGCCGCCAACGGGTGGCGCTGCGGCAGATGTGCAGGGTGTGCGGGCCCACGTGGAGAGGGTGGTGTCCATGGTGAGGCAGAGGTACGCCATGCTCACCGGTCCCGTAGAGAGTCCCTTTGCCTCGGCCGCCGAGCGCACGTCCAACATGTCCACCTTTGACAAGATCGTACAAGTCGCTTGTGCCTTAAACAACCTCTGCATCTCTGCTGCGCCACTTGAGTAAAACTTGCATCATACTTTCTAATACTTTGGCCTACTTGTGTAGCTGAATGAGgacaccaaaatattagaaacatgtGTCAGTGTGAAGCAGAACTATTGACTCTCGAGTGTGCAGAGGGAAGGTGTAGTTTTTCAGGCACTTTTGTAGTACCTCTTTTTTATTGGACATCGTAAACGTCTCATGAAGACAGAATAGCCAAGCCCGTAACGAGacctttactttaaaaaaaaaaaaaagactagttAGATGTTGGATAAAAAGTCCAGTGTGCCTTGTTGTTaagatgctttaaaaaaaaacacttgagtTGGTATGCAATCTTAAAATCTTTTTCTCCAAACACACCAAAATTAATCGAACAAACACCAATCTAACTGTGAGGTGGCTCCATCCAGTGGTGAATCTGCAGAAGGCACAACGACTTGATTCTGCCATTTCCTTAAACCCAATTTTGCCCTTCAACATCCACCCATCCAATTGTTATATAGGACTGTGCCGCACACACCCAGGCTCTGTTGGACAGAAACAGACCTTTTCATCCCTTGGAGTTTTGTGTGTGGGccaaaattaatgaaaatattaattaaGATTTGACCAAATTGATCATATTTGGGCTGATGAATTAAGTTGTGAAATAGCTTAAATTATCAGTCTTCAAAGTTCCATAGAATTATTTAAGATGAGGTTTTACAATTTATTTAGTGgataattttgaaaatgttttgaatttttttgtaaatatttaaaattatttgatgtatgatattttatatattctaatattttattgaatattttcttaatatatttACTTTTGGCACACGGAAGAAACAACTCCATAATGAAATGCCTTGCTTGCTGTTAATTGTCCTAATGTCAGTTTCAGCTtttcaacaacaacatgaacaatTGTTTCATCTTTGTTATAATCACAACTGAATTGCGGTTGTATGTTTTCCCGTGATCAGGCGATGCAGATGATGATTGCAGGTTATTAGCTTGGAGCGTGACGTCACTGCTGGGAGTTTCTccatcttattattattattattattttgctaaCTATTTCTGTGTTGTCTTTGTGACTGACATTTTGATAAACCCAGGACTTCCTCCTGTACTCACATATTTATTTGTACTCTCCTGTATTTCTACCTTTTACAATGTAAATGAACGCCTTTATTTTTGCACTGATTCCTGAGTGGAAGCTGAGAGTTTTTCGGCTTTTATTGCAATGATTGATTGCTTTGAAAAGAGAAACTTTGGAGTAAGAAAAAGTACTGCTAGCATTGCTCTTGTTTCTGTAGACACACTAGAACCTGATGTCTATAACTTTTGTCACAAGTGATGAAGTCAAACGGTATACAACAAACTActtggtggtgtgaaaaagtgtttgccccctttcatgattttgtatttttttgcatttttgtcacacttaactgTTTCCGATcatttgtcattcagccacattggaggcttttccagcatgaagcgcctttttaaggtcatgccacagcatctcaataggattcaggtcaggacttggactaggccactccaaagtcttcatctattcagaggtggacttgctggtgtgttttggatcattgtcctgctgcagaacccaagttgctttcagcttggggtcaccaacagatggccggacattctccttcagcagaattcatgcttccatttatcacagcaggtcttccaggtcctcaaGCACCAAAACACCCcaaggccatcacactaccaccaccatattttactgttgggatgacgttctttttctgaaatgcggctttacttttacgccagatgtgatgggacacacaacttccaaaaagttcaacttttgtcttggcAGGATCAAGAATTCatcaaaattgagacgagccttaatattCTCttggttcagcagtggttttggtcttggaactctgccatgcaggccgtttttgcccagtgtctttcttatggtggagtcatgaacactgaccttaactgaggcaagtgaggcctgcagttctttggatgttgctgtggggtcttttgtgacctctcggatgagttgttgctgtgctcttcgggtcattttggttggctggccactcctgggaaggttcaccactgttccatgttttggccatttgtggatataGGCTCTCAAAGTGAAATGGCTTACAACCTGTTCCAGACTGATGGATCTCATCTCAGTAAAGGTATGTTTTAACAACGAGGGGGCAGGGGAAATCGTTTTTTCCACACAGTGCCatctaggtttggatttttttttctaccttagtaataagttttatttaaaaactgcattttgtgttcacttgtgttgtcattgactaatatttgaatttgtttgacctgaaacatttaagtgtggcaaacataaataaatcaggaagggggccaacactttcacaccactgtaactcATAAAGCCATTAGGTAATGTTGCAGTTCCTCATATTTTGCACCTCTTTTATCTTCGATAAGGTAACCAACATACTGGGTGCGACTCTCAGTGTGATAGAGTACAGAAAAAGTACAGAATTGCTGATCGAGGTCTTGTTTTCATTGTACTGCATTaggttgtgcaggtgtgcctcatGAAGTGGTCTGTGAGTGCTTTATAAAGCACTGTAaaagtatatattgtatatttttaactTTGTATATTAAACTATTTGGACAGAATAGCTGTGCGTATTAGCTAATTGTTGTGGATAAATGTACTTGAATCTGCTCACTCTTGCTGTCAGATCTACTCTCAAATCACAGATTACAAAAAGCAGCCGGGTGTGGTGCGGAGCATCGGCAGGCTATAGACGATCTTCGCCTTGGCCCCCGCTGCTGACGCGCGTCGGTCCGTCACGTGACATGTGGAATGTTAACAATGTAGCGAGTGTCCAACTTTGTGcctcgctgctgctgctgcttcttctcctACTTCTTCTTCTCATTCTGCTGCTGCTCCAAAATGGAGGCTGCGATCATCACTTTTTCTCGACTCCTTCGTCCCTACTGATCCCACCCGAGAGCCTCCCAGCCCCGGCCAAGAGATCCAAGAAGGAACCCGACGAGAGGACGACAAAAAAGTGGGATTTGGACGGAATTGAAGTGATTATCGTGGCGACTTCACACATGGTGAGGACAGcgttgtgtttcttttttattttgcgTTGAGCGGAGTGGTGGTGGGACTTTGAAGTCTCCGTGAAACTTTCCAGGGTGTTTAATATAAAAATGAGACGGCGGTGGTCGTGGTAACATGGCTGCATGGAAGTGTTTGTGCTGTTAATCCCCTTCATTTTTAACAGGCGAGCTGAGCGGCACACAAGACGCTAAAACTGGGCTTTCCACATTTTTCCACGGTCCTCTGCGTATGTATGTGTGGGAGGGTGGTGTATGATAGACACCAGCATAGCCAGTCTGCGTTGTTTTTAGCTTTTCCTGAAAATGTGCACACCAAATAGTTGTGATTCCGTGTTATTATTACCCACGCTAAATTAAACGATTCCCTTGAATGGCCTCAACTTCTTGTTCAGACCCGCAGTGTCACTGAACAGACCCAGAAAGTACATTTTTGCACTCTGACGGGGTCCAAATTTGTCTCAGGTTTTGGTTGTATACCTTTTCTGTGACTGACCGTTACAGTTTGGGAACATACCTGTACCTTTTTTAACCAGGAAAAGGTACACCTTGCTATCTAATAATTGTCCTTTTGGGTAAATGAGTGTGTACTGTACTCGTATTTCTGACAAGGGGAGAGAATCTGAATTTTAGAGGCTTTATTACTGCACTCATTACATCTGTACCGTTTGGggagcatacagtacatgtatgtaACCTTTTAAACTGGAAAAGGTACACGCAGTACCTGGGGGGGTCAAACAGTTGCCCCTAGGGGCACGTTGAAGTGAACCATACTTCTCCTGTACCCGTATTTCAGATAGTTTACAAAATAAAGGTACACTGTCAGGGTATGATTAAATGCTCTATTGTTGTATTAATTGCACCTTTACATATCGGAACGTAGATTGTACCTTTTCGGGGTCACCATGCATCGTCTCCTTTCCGTTTCCATGTTCATTCCTGTCAAGTGTGTGTATTCCCTCAAAGGTTCCGTCATCTGTACTACCTGGGAACACACGTACCTTtattacaggggtgtccaaattttacgagagtaaagtcaaaatattaagggaaaaaagttgtaatctcacgaaaaaaggcataattttacaagagtaatgtaattttagttgcataaagcaGAAATATTACAGTAAAATAGGTTATTTTaataacatgagaaacaaaaaaaagttgtaatttttggaaaattgggttgcagaaaaaaattacaatatactatgggaaaaaagttataatggcgagaagaatgttgaaatagttgggggaaaaacacaaaatgatagcagcagaaatgggggacaaacagctgtaattttacgagaataaagtcaaaatattaagagaaaaaggttaGCGAAAAAAGCTgtgatattgtgaggaaaagtaatgtcattttagttgcacaaAGCTGATGTATTAAagcaaaataattgtttttaaacctgtaatattatgagaaacagacaaaaTAATGAGTACTTCTGTTATTTTTGGataattaggttgcggaaaagtgataatattatgggaataaagtcaataatatgggaatagtcctaattatgagaaggaaattgAAAgcgttggaaaataaaacaaaaacatcagcaaaaatggaggaaaaacagctgtaattttatgagaatgaagtgaaaatattaagagaaaaaagttgtaatctaacaaaaaaaagccatattttacaagaataatgttgtaatgttatgaggaaaagtcattttagttgcataaagctGACATATTAAAAGcagaaatatgttatttttttcaagttgcaatattatgagaaacaagcaaaacaacaaataaagctgtaattttttggaaagtaggttgtggaaaaatatataatatggcagtaaagtccaaataatatgggaagaaagtcataattacaagaagaaagttgaaatagttgcaacataaaaaaacaacaacaacagaaatggaaatattatgagaaacaaacaaaactaaataagaaaagtaattttctggaaaattaggttgggtaaaaagtagggatgtccgacaatattggccgatattggcataaaaatgtaatgtagtccccaactaacgaacacaattggttccagacgaccgtccTTAAGTCGactcgttcttaagtcgaaacaaaaggtaatattagcaatgatataggtactacatgtacgtgtatacatatacagtatatgtgtatgtatgtaagtatgagtttggatgtagtagtaatattaaaccaggataattaatgaaaaaaacattaataaaaatgatataataatacgtattgataaatgttatttacctttgaaggggagtggttgagcatacgtcgttgtggaggaggaggaggaggagatattgaaaaaaaaagacaaatggtcgtcatcgttagactcttctaaaagaggtagtgttctgtgggtggtgtagaattaagcaggcctattaactcttcataaacttcaatcacacgctctgtcccgGTTGTATCGTACAgctaacaatgtagctttccatttgtcctttacactctctccccaccgtcttcctctctgttggtcccattagcagtgtcacagtgccctctactggtcaagcatggaGCAGTttaaatactgatggagcgaatagaaggcaaaataaaatataatatagaccagtcggcttgtgttcgtatctacgagtgttcgcaagtc is drawn from Dunckerocampus dactyliophorus isolate RoL2022-P2 chromosome 9, RoL_Ddac_1.1, whole genome shotgun sequence and contains these coding sequences:
- the LOC129187680 gene encoding uncharacterized protein LOC129187680 isoform X2, with product MLSYKTLHPFCLRAGKQVKNPRSPDYVPSIFTATALSADMKEPGLLDVSDKQEARVEAANALLFLQCQGGSGLDRPGPTERESNMEGSASSSMSADDDDDDEDDESASDGKDETALTSNASVNFDDVLKALRRENRALRESVEKMSLSESSLRNDAEKVKFYTGLPNFFVLETVMLLLAPHMDAIRNVKLSKFQQLLLTLMRLRLDLRNQDLAYRFGVKVGTVVRTVHHMVNIMSSTLVPTAVFWPSRAELRKNLPAALRSSCPDCAVIVDCFTVPCEGPVAYGNKPQQGATAACNVLNYLIGVAPQGVVTFVSRGVLGNVGPRNLAESCGFLCKLLPGDVVLARRDLDIADAVAARGARFGMAEGEPPTGGAAADVQGVRAHVERVVSMVRQRYAMLTGPVESPFASAAERTSNMSTFDKIVQVACALNNLCISAAPLE
- the LOC129187680 gene encoding uncharacterized protein LOC129187680 isoform X1, which translates into the protein MVHTCVVAGCRNRRTPGTSLSFYRFPRDPERKQRWIAAVNRQGWVPNDGSRLCSTHFISGKQVKNPRSPDYVPSIFTATALSADMKEPGLLDVSDKQEARVEAANALLFLQCQGGSGLDRPGPTERESNMEGSASSSMSADDDDDDEDDESASDGKDETALTSNASVNFDDVLKALRRENRALRESVEKMSLSESSLRNDAEKVKFYTGLPNFFVLETVMLLLAPHMDAIRNVKLSKFQQLLLTLMRLRLDLRNQDLAYRFGVKVGTVVRTVHHMVNIMSSTLVPTAVFWPSRAELRKNLPAALRSSCPDCAVIVDCFTVPCEGPVAYGNKPQQGATAACNVLNYLIGVAPQGVVTFVSRGVLGNVGPRNLAESCGFLCKLLPGDVVLARRDLDIADAVAARGARFGMAEGEPPTGGAAADVQGVRAHVERVVSMVRQRYAMLTGPVESPFASAAERTSNMSTFDKIVQVACALNNLCISAAPLE